From Dermacentor albipictus isolate Rhodes 1998 colony chromosome 8, USDA_Dalb.pri_finalv2, whole genome shotgun sequence:
tccttacCTCTAACCTTTAACTGctggcttcttggccaatctccccgTAGTGGGCAAGCGCCACAATTGAAGATCAAGGAAGCAGGCAAGCTGTTCGGCGAGTCGCCACTCGTAGCCAAGATTCCTCAGACGCCTCGCGACGCTCTCAGTCGTCGGAACCTCAAAGATGGGTGAGAGAGCTGTTTTTCATTTTTGCGGCAGCCCGTCTTGCTTTTACCGAGCTAACGCAGCCGTAGAGTCGAATTCGAACTGCAAGCCTAAGAGTAGCCGGCCAAACGCTGCCCCTTCTCGGGCAGTACACTGTTAAGAAAAATTACGCCGTTTGGATCGCATCTTGCACCAGAACGATAGTCGCCATCCATCTtgtccgtatttcctttctttaacgctgcgagccgcTTACCTCCAAGCCACGAACGGCAAGCgcgttaaggccgatccacacgacggaccgaATTGCTATATTGGACCGCGGTCCGTGGATCACGatataggacgtcaccagttcgtgcgtaccgccgttgacCCGCGCAAGACTGCGGCCCTCGCAGTCCACCAAATctccgaggcttttcccgcttcagttttggcggcggaccgcatgcaaaccgcagcgattttggtgtagccaacgaatgttgtccggcaacagagtgtcttcagccaaatccaatctagttttctgcccagcaaaagccagtcaagccagtcgtttcatgtacggcgttccgcctacacgtgcgtgcagcagatatattttttaaacaccgtttCCTCTTGGAGTGAAGAAgaggttttttattttttatccctcgttgagcagttcccgggtTTGTGGGACTccagccggaatgataacaatgataacactgggcgagagtgtagctggttggtctactctgccgtctgctatggtggtccgccgtgtggatgtgctctgcgccagACCGGACCGCGGTGGGCCGTAACGTCGCATCATGTGACCAatcggcccgcagacttggtcgatcgtgtggatcggcctttatgagcatgacggagcattctcgataggaaagtagcgagcgcagcgttttcaagaaaggaaacgcaaacaagacacatgacgattatcgttgtttGGCAAGGTACGACCAAAAAGGTGTACATTGGCTTAAGAGTGTGCGTTTTTACGCATTAGCGAATATTACGTGCTTGCCTAACACTGCAACTGCAGGTAAAAGCTGACACTCTAACAGTATCTATTTGAGAAGGCGGGTAGTGCCACTTTCGATACATTTTAAAGCGCCTTGCATATAGAAGATGCCGAAGGAGCGATTTGTACACAGAACTGCTTGATTGACTGTACTTATAGGTAACGTCATTTGGAAGCTCAGTTTGCGTTGGCGGAAGATTGTGCTCGTTAACACAGAAAGTAGAAACGTGTAATTAAGGTGCACATGATTCGCAGTAGGTCGCAGTCTCAAGCTCACGCCTGAGTATCTGGCGCATAGAGAAGGAAGAGAGGTGCCTCTTAGGGAATTCGAGCTTGCTGCTAAACACCGGATACAGAGCAATGTGATCACAACTTTCGCGTTTGCCAGTAAACAGTTCGGCTCTTGCCATGACATATGTGACACGATGCACTTCATAAAATTACCGCCACTTACTCTTCAATAGAACACGACCTTGGGATTTTCGATGACACTTCTGAGAGAAAATTTCTATTCACTTGCTCACTATATTGATGCCAGAATATCAAACAAATAAATTTTGCAGGTTTaacgcactgtgagaatcgatgtaggcgaagctttctgtgctgtttgctttgaatgAGTATAAAAAGCGGCGATATTGACGGCGAATATTTAATTTCCCCAACGTTTCGTTCAACAGCAGAGTTTCTTCAATTTCGTTTGGCGGGGGAAAGTTTGCATGAACCGGCGATTTGATGTTAAACCTTATCTTGCGCGCACCGCTGGTCTTTGTCTACACAGTCCACAGAACACGCAAGGGGAGGTGTTtccttgaggcgttgtgcgccattgttcataacctctgagaggattGAGAATATTCAGTGTCTTACATGACATGGCATATCAcatcatggcagaagtattaatGTTTAACGGAATTGTTGGGCTGTATCtgccaaaaacataatcggacTATGATGCACGCCTTGGTGGCGGACTACTGATTAATTTTGACGCAGTGGTGTGCTTCGACGCGTCCCTAAATTCAAGTGCACGAGCGTGTTTTTATTTCTCCGCCGTCGAAGTTCGGCAAATGAGGTTGGAATCATACCCACGACCCCAAGCAATGTCAGTCGCAAAGCTGCCGCGGAGGACACAGAAGAGTTGATTTAACGTGTGACCACTTCCTCAGTGTCGCCTTAagcctgcggtgcgctttaatgcggtTCTGTTTCCGCACGCCTTTTTCCGCTTGAAAATTTGGAtgctgtttatttttcagaaatagaagAAACGTACCACACGGCATCTTATATTAAATTTAGCCCGCTTGTGCGAAAACATTCTGGCGTCTGTATAGAAGTAACGTTTCCTTGGCTTCTGACGCCACATTTTCTCTATCCCCTCCCACCCACATTTCATGGAAACTAGGAGGGAAGAGGGGCCGAACAATTATTCACTCATTTCACATCTGAGTCGGCTCTGCCCCATTCTCTGTTCGCTCTACTCCCTCCTCTCTGCCACTCTATCAGCTTCTCTCTGGACTTGCAGCTAAGTAGAAAAGTAAGGGATAACTCTCTGCGTTCCTAGTTGTTTCATATTTGACAAATGTTTAAAGCGGTATTGTGCCATGTCTATTTCGTGCTTTAAAACTTTGTCAAGAAAGCTAAGCGCAGCAGTTTCTGcgcttcttttgtggggtgtcacagataattacagcagTCAAGAGGTTAATGTGACGACGCCCAGGTAGCTGCAGAGTGCAGTGTGCACTTTCGACGTGGTGCAAATGTTCAATTATGATTCTCgcgttgcctttcctctctgccgcgctcctgtcatgtatacacatgctctgaaccaccGCCGGACATGGTGTATCGACAgcaagagcagtggaaaagtcgaaggatggggcaaagaaagcttcgctttaaaaaaacttTTGCTGCCTGTAGACATGCTTAAAAGTTTCTTTGTCTTGACATTTGGAACTTGCCTGTTCTACTTAAATCAGCATTTGCCGGACTAGATGGAGTTCCGTTCAGGTTTTCATTACATCACTAATAGATTTACGACTTGGTGACAGCCTGTTGTTTTAAGGACTTCTCTTTTTATTTCAAGCACATCCTAATCCCCTAAGGAAGAAATGCAGTAAATTGTATTGTTGCTCAATCTACAGCAGAACGCGGTTTCAGATTCTGCATGTTAGAAAAAGAAACGCAGCCGTCTCCAAAACACACACCTTGAACTCCTTAGTGAAGCTTCTTGGAGAAATATTTTATACTTGACAATTCATATCTCACGAGCTTTTTGCCTCCAGATGTGTCCATTATTTCCCGCAATTTATGCCAAAGGCGAGCGGAGCTCGAGAGAGCCAGAAGACGCAAGTTATATTGTATGTCAATGTGGCGCGGCAGTATTCATGTGTTGAATGTGAGCGAAGATCCGGTGGTACATAATAAAAAAGGTACTGGATAGCTAATTCCcaacgctatttctttctttggaTGTTCAGGTGATTTCGAGACCTCAGTCAGTAAGTAAACGCTTACATGTTTTGCCTTAACCGGaaggccacttttttttttcgctttggtTCATTGCCAGTGAGGATTATCGCGTCAGGAGTAGCTTGTCATTAACAATCGCAGAGGGCTCTCTTCTCTGGATTTTTCTTACCCGCTATATTTATAgacccacgcacacacacttacatatatgtatatacaatAGCCACACGCACATGAATAAAGCCACCCATACGCGTGTATACGTGTGTAtacgtgcgtgtatgtgtgtggtCTGCGAGAGAAAAGAGGAGAGACAGACCAAGGATATACACAGGAGGGAACCAATAAAGTAAGTGGAGATGAGTGTACACTTAAAAAAAGCTATTTGCTCGTCGTGGTATTTTTTATTTCGCGTGGGTAACCTCTGGCCCAATGTTAAATGTCGACAGAACTGTTAACCATATTGTATACTATTGTTTATTTTTACTGATTTGCAGAGAATGTGAATCTTACCTTAAGAAAGAGTATTTCGAAAATAAGAATTAGCTGACAAAAAACTTACGGTTGTCTTCTTTTGACGCCAGAAGGATTCTTTCTATTGTCTGACCAGCTTTCTTTTTGTCCACCATTGTTAACCAAAAATATAGGCGGATTGTGAATATAGTGCAGCCTAAAAATGTGCGTTGATACGGTTGTTTGTATCATCTTAACATGTCAATCTAGCCACCCTGACGTCATCGCCAAAGAGCATACATGCAATTTATACAGCGTGGAGCGGAATTGAATCAGTGTGAAGTCGGTTTCTCCAGCAAAGCAGCTCAATGCTTCTGCGCGCTTCACCGCCAAATTTCACGGAGACATGTTAAGGGGACAGCGTTGCGGAATTCATGTCGCTGAAAACCCAGCGTCGGACTTCGTTTTGggaaaaagattttcgaaccacccatacccaggccttccatggGACGCAAGGAATTTACTCAACTAACTGAATTGATCAAGCTAAACTACGTGGAAAAATCATAAACTGTGACACACATACAACCTACACACACGATAGCTCTCGTATTGTAACTTGACTATGCGAGAAAGCATAATTGTATTATGCGAAAACTCAGAGACCCCTGttacagcgtttctaccattcatagaccagcTGCACTGTCCggcatttgcgcacgccggcgcgcgGCTGTCTTGGCGGGGCAACGCAGCGTCGCGTCCaattccttgcaatacctccagctggcccTCCCCTCCGTCGCATCGTAGTCCACGCAagacgccgcgtttctaccacaaaccCCGCCTTGGTGCATAGCGTTGGCGGTCAGCGTTTTCTGGTAAACATAGTGATTAGATATGCTGCAGTTGGCGGGAAGCGTGAGACACATTAGGGGATCTTTAAATACCGTCGCGTTAAACTCTTAATGCTGAAGCttagctctcccaagtaacaaaggacctaataaagaaacgacaaagaatgacaGTGCCCAACTCAAGAAGAAAGATGGAATTCGCGGAACTGCGAAAACTgctcaacaaggcgaaaataagtgatattcgaaactgtaACGTGAataagactgaagaagccgtaaaaaatgaacgcggcctgaaataagtgagaaagaaacttggcataagacaaaccaagatgcatgcactaaaagataagctgggtaatatcatcagcaatttcgaagaaatAGTGAAAGgagcggaagaattttatactgacctttACTGTACCCAGACGACTCAGGAGCACCACATTCGAAGCAACGATGAACGATAAAACGAAACTCCCGctgatgaggtcagaaaggccttagaaggcatgaaacggggaaaagcggcaggggaggatgaaataacagtcgaatTAATCAAAGAGGGAGGAGACGTAaagctaggaaaactggcggctctctatacgaagtgtttatcgactgcaagggtcccagaaaactggaagaatgcaaacattatactaatccacaaaaacggcgacgttaaagaactaaagCATTgtaggctcattagcttactcccagtactatataaaatatttaccaaaataatctccaatacaataagggcaacgctggacttTAGCCAACCTAGGAGGCTTTGGGGATGCGAATATCTGAGTGCATTCGTGAATCACGATTGAGTGACTCAATTTGTACTGGATGCTCTTACTTTTGCTTTTATGTAGGTGACAGCGACCTAGATGACGACGAAGACTGTACTGAGACAGCAACTTACGGCCGTGTTGGTGGTTCGGGAGGGTCGAGCAGCGGTGGAGCGACCAAGAGCATTCCACGAGAGCCGGTGAGTTTCTTCATAAAGCGGTACACCTAAATCCCGACAGCTTTTGACCACATCAATAAAAACTGAAATACCTGGTTGGTGTCATTGTGCACTGCTCCATttggtgaaagaagaaaaaaaagacggctGAATAGGTATTTCGCTTTAAATTCAGAGTAGAAGTACACAGCTGAAGTTGTGCTATGCTAAACTATTAGGTTCGCCACGAATCCCACACCTACGTCTCGCTAGGAGGACGTGTAATCAGATTAGCCGCCCACAAGGGCCGTATCTTTTTCTGTTCGAGATATGTAATGAGAAATGTGACAGGTAAAAGAAAATAACTTGTCTATTATAGACACACACAAATAATGGAAACGGGTAAAACTTGCTAAGACTGATCATTGATTCAATTCTTCGCACTGTAGAATACATATATAAATCGCATGGAAATACTGTGATTGAATGAAGAGAAAGCCTTACAACCATCAGAAAGTCTCAGGACTGCAAATTTTATGATCATCAAAATTTCGCTTGCCTATCTCAGAAATGGTATTTATAACCCAATTGAAGAGAAGTTATGTCGGTTTCAAACACGGCGCAGTGAGGTTTATTTACCGTATGTGATCTAATAAGATATTTGCTAAGTGTGGAGTGTTCACATAGCATGTAAAAGTTTTTACTTCATTATCTATGATTTGCGCAACATTTTCGTAGTGTTGTTTATAGTAGGCGGTCAATGTAGATATGAAATTCCGCCATTGTTTCCGTCACTTTGCGAGCATTCATGTTTAAGCCTGAGACAGAACGCTGCATATTATTGCTATGTATATATCCGCATTATAACCGTTTCCGTATTTTTTGCGAGTTGTACCAAGTCACAATCTATGTCAAAAATTGAATGACAATATTTTTTCATCATTTGAGGATAGGCAAACAGCGGTGTATATTAGGGAGGCACGCGGGACTTATATTAGGGAAAAGCTAGATTAACAAAGGGCATGTAAAAAGGACAATATTAGGTGGTAGGTTAGAATGACATATTGTGTTGCAACAGTAGATAAGCGAAGTCGCGGAGGTACGCGATCTGGATGACGTGGTTGAATTAGATTATTTGCAGGCTGTAAAGGTACGATGTGAGCTGGTGCATGATCAAAGTACGATGCCTATAGGAGAGGACTTCGTCCTTTGGTGCCAATAAATAAACTGATTATAAACCTACCTTTCGTTCTCATGATGATGATTTACAATTTCTTCTAAAAATCGGCCTCCTCTGCAGAGACCAACTGCTGTGAGATTTGCCCCAAGACAGCCGCCTGTGGGCCAACGAGATTCAGAGACCAACCACCGTCGGTCGCCGACCATACCTCCGGCCCCACGCATACCGGCTGTGCACCCGTCCCCAAGCCTACGAACGCCGAAGACCACACCAGTTCCCCAGCCGGAACTACCTTCCACACCAATGGTTACCCGACCACCACCGCTGCAACCACTGACGCCAAACCGAGGAGCACCAGCACCGCGAGCCACGAAACCGAAGACTACCCCGCCGCCACTGAAACCATCGACGCCGAAGGCCACCCGAGGCGCACCAACGCCAGAAACGACGAAACCGAAAATTGCCCCAACGCCACCACTGCAACCATCGACGCCAAAGGCCACCCGACGAGTGCCTACGCCGCAAACCACGAAACCGAAGACTACCTCACCGCCCCTGAAACCATCGACGCCGAAGGCCACCCGAGGCGCACCAACGCCGCAAACTACGAAACCGAAGATTGCCCCAGCGCCACCACTGCAACCATCGACGCCAAAGGCCACCCGACGAGCGCCTATGCCGCAAACCACGAAACCGAAGACTACCTCACCGCCACTGAAACCATCGACGCCGAAGGCCACCCGAGGCGCACCAACGCCGCAAACGACGAAACCAAAGATTGCCCCAACGCCACCACTGCAACCATCGACGCCAAAGGCCACCCGACGAGCGCCTACGCCGCAAACCACGAAACCGAAGACTACCTCACCGCCCCTGAAACCATCGACGCCGAAGGCCACCGGAGGCGCACCAACGTCGCAAACGACGAAACCGAAGATTGCCCCAACGCCACCACTGCAACCATCGACGCCAAAGGCCACCCGACGAGCGCCTACGCCACAAACTACGAAACCGAAGACTACCTCACCGCCACTGAAACCATCGACGCCGAAGGCCACCCGAGGCGCACCAATGCCGCAAACGACGAAACCGAAGATTGCCCCACCGCAACCATCGACGCCAAAAGTCACCCAAGGAGCACCAACGCCGCAAGCCACGAAACCGAAGATTGGCCCACCGCCACCACAGAAAGCATCGACACCAAAGGCCACCCGAAAAGCACCAACTCCGCAGACCAGGAAAGCGAAGGTTACCCGACCGCCACCATCGCCAACATTGACGCAAACGGCCACCCAAACAGCACCAACGCCACAAACCAGGAAACCGACAATTACCGCACCTCCACCGCTGCCGCGACCGACGCCAAAGCCAACAACTACTACGTTGTCATGTACGTACCATAGTGCCGTCTGttcatgctatatatatatatatatatatatatatatatatatatatatatatatatatatatatatatatatatatatatagtcatataatgagacgccaacaaacactgacaccaagtacaacataggggaaattgcatgtgcttaataaatgaaataaagtaatgatagaataatggaaattaaagtggatgaaaaaacaacttgccgcaggtgggaaccgaacccacaaccttcgcatgtcgcgtgcgatgctctaccaattgagctaccgcggcggcgtttccccatccactttcttgggtattcatgtgtactagtagaaccctgggagtgggggcgctggctaacactcccagggttctactagtacacatgaatacccaagaaagtggatggggaaacgccgccacggtagctcaattggtagagcatcgcacgcgacgtgcgaaggttgtgggttcggttcccacctgtggcaagttgttctttcatccactttaatttccattattctatcattactttatttcatttattaagcacatgcaatttcccctatgttgtacttggtgtcagtgtttgttggcttctcattatatgactaatgaATATcgagtccctcggttaacccactttcttctcgcttatatatatatatatatatggccacgTAGTAGCGGTGGTGATGAAAGCCGCATAACTATGAATGCCGAAACTTGCATTCTATTAGGCGATCCTGTGCCCTCACAAACAGGCTACACCCAACGAACAACGATAGCTGATGAGCTAGCTGGTCAGCTTGTCaggctggtcaagcgcgtcggatttttatgcgaagcatattacgagagctcaacccagctcctcaggcgcggcggtgtcgccttgaaaccacgtgacaccgtgacgtcacgacagaggagaagtggctttggctcaactcttgcaagacgggctgggtgggaatcgaaccagggtctccggagtgtgggacggagacgctaccactgagccacgagtaggatgcttcaaagcggtacaaaagcgcctctagtgaatgcggtgttgccttagaaacgagctgtttctaaggcgtgcgtctcttgctcaggcgcacatttcgttgccgcgccgaacgctgctttgctcgacgctcaccgcgtccaatgcggggcgcgtagtcgctgccctgtagcccattgtcttacaccccttggcgggtcgacgggaacgctttcgcgttccaatcttgaaggcgaagcagtaatgcatgagttgtttcttcgtctagccgaaccaaatatagccaagcaacagcagttcaccaggctaaacagtggttcaacaactaaaataaaggctagtatgcttcgcatcctgggcttaaccttacgtacgccacagccatttttttacatcagtcatcgaagtcAAGAGTAATCGCTGCTGCCCGGGTGTCTTTCACAAGATACCTCGCAGTTAGCGTCGCGCAGACATGAACGCAGGTTACATAAGGTTCGGTGGCAAAAGACAACGGACAGAACCATCTATGtcattcgagaaacttcctatacCTGCAGGCGCGTCcatgcgctgagcgataacatttgttagatggggAATGATCTCACCCGACaaacaagtacgcgtgtcaatacccccctctttaAAAATAATCATCTCGATGATACAAACACGAAAGCCCGAACAAAATCgcgcgtaataaaaaaaaagaaagcgctcgtTCCACtcggacgtgtttttccgtagctccgtATTTTCGCCCCGttcgctggttttttttttcgctactggaactctgttgtttatggaccACTTTGGCGGTTTGTAATTACcactggcgcctatctacaaggtcCTTCGTCATTTACCCCCTCCTGCTGCGTCGTCCAACTCGAGTTCTTGCGCGGCTTTGCGAGTGCGAGTGCCTCCGCGGCACTCGCCGCTTCGccgcggagcatccaagctgctgtccgctgcgtcgaaagagcgtaacattaccgatgcaactgcTATCCAAGTCAGGAGCGTCTCCTtcgtggggacaagtgcaacgtCCGTAGGCGGTaccctgagcatggataccaccaacatggagcagaacagTCCTGCAGTCGTGGCGCACACCTCGGCGAAGAgaacgaaggaagctactggcaTTCCATCGAATaaaaatgtagctccagcagccctGAAAAGACCTCGCTCTTCACAAGGCCTGCCCgcacgaccgacacgcacgtctccggagtcCCCAGCGAAATCGTGGTACAAcgtggttatcaagcctcgtgctagatatgacatgtccactctgcgcaaccgtatcattcaagcggccctggacCCCTGCCCCGAGACTTTCCGATTTCAAGGTGTTGCTCTACACAAGcccactaatacggtctcagtacgggtgtctgctatggcactagtttataaactcgaagaactgcaacaaatacaagtctccGAAGAATGTGTCTTTCCAGTCCAGGCGCACCTCGCCAGTGGTACCgatttaagacgctacgtggttaatggcgttgaccttAACGAAGAAtccgagaggctcctgcaggaactatcgtgtcccacacacaaggttgtggctgctcgctacctaggcagcaATCGTACGCGCCTAATCATGCTTTCAGGTCCTAATTCCCCGCCTGAACGTATCCTATATTACGGTtgcgtactgcgcccgcgtccattcaagccttccgttgtgtactggtactcttgctttagacaggggCACATGAAATCCTCCGGCCCCTACCCACCcaaggacgacaccatggagcctgaaaCGTCCGCATCGTTTAGATGCAGCCTATGCCAAATAAACGATCATGACAAcacttccacgacgtgtcctgtgaagttgaaggccactaagaaggctcgacaacgccattctcgacagccagcaaggacATCGAGATccatcaatgaaacaagtccctgtgtacagccgttacgccgttctggcctcgctggaagaggatGCTAGCCAGGTTACAATAGCAAGTACAGCGACAAGTGGTGCTGCCACTCGcacctatagcgcagctgttaggtcgtccacttcacgaccGTAACGGACATTACAGTCGATAGATGAAACGCCGCTTTctttggcagacgaagagttcgagatcCACGCTTGCCTGGCCAACCTTGAAAAAGAAATCCAACATCTCAAGCaacgccgtacagtgctccggcgtcgtcatgacggagcgcggccATCGCATTCACCGTCGACGTCTAGTCCTCATATCGCTAACCCGGCATTTGTGTCGAAACCActttcaccccaagaactcctgcgcttcgttgcgcaacagctccagcatctcacctcggttctactggccaatcttaatctatgatggctgctacgtcttcaagtgtgccagaaggcatcttacagtggaactgtcgcggctcaCGGGGAAGGTTggagagctgcgtcagcgtctcagatatgggaagctgccTGTTTGGACTCTACTGtttcaagaatccaacggcctgccaTCCATTCCAGGATTTCTGGCATACTCATAGCCTTCAATGTTGGACCTTAGGAGAGGCTGCAGCGTATGTAATCCATCCAGGACAGGCTGTAGCGTATGTAAGATGCAGTCTTCATCAGACTCCcgttgatctttcacggtggtgtactctatgacaagaagtcgtggccgtattggttcgtctccaacgcacgGGCGTTATCATCGTTTCGTACTATGCTCGCCCCTACAGCTgtcgtgcggctcggttgtgttTCGGCTGGCTGGCGCATCTACGAgagaaacatcctggttgccccattatggtcgcGGGAGATTTTGACGCACCCCACATCACATGGGCATACGCCatttccagtgcgcgtggtacatgtgtgcttgacacatttatggacgcccaattcactctgcttaataaGGTGTCAGTGCCTATTCGTCGGCGTGACCACCCTCGCGCGCCaccacactcaccggacttattttggtggctaggaaggacgaccgtctcgtggtcatgtgaacccgattgctggggtagcgaccatcatccgattcaccttggcttatcttccGGCGGAACAGGCTACCTCCGccgactatgtcgagtggtggactgggatctATACAGGGCGATATCAGAAAGCAATGAATCCAACTTCATACTGGacccgtcccattgtcttaaggcggcattaattgaggcgacacgtacgtcgtgggttgatgaatcgcgaaccgctcctgatttgcaacttttgcgtctctgggcgtcatgccgccaagcagaacttgcatcagaacgctaccctgcatcaaatacccttcgcttagaggcccaacgcTTTACTGCAGaagctcggcgccatgaacaccgcttatGCCTCCATTTGGTGCACCTTCCGAGTAATTAGACatggtcggcgccctccagagcccgcagcctgcgccctgttagcataGAGCCAGACACCAGCAatattcgcagaaactgtcgcccagACCTTTTTTCGGCTTTGTCAAagcaccgcctcccttcgttgttGAAAACTGCCTTCCCGCGGACGCACGCACGCCGCCTACCTTCTGcgacatcgagggtatacaagctgtCTTCACTATGGCGGAACGTTTAGCGGCAATagacctgtcgaagccatgcaaggcacgCGGATCTGATGGCCTACCGTAGAACTTcataaaaacacggaaggcaaggttctcgaagtgccGTTGGGAGCCTcaaacgaagcttgggctacaggagtcattcccgATTCTTGGTGGCATGCATAAATGGTCCCTATTCCCAGGCCCGGAAAGCCCCGTGATAATATCACCCATATGCGCCCAATAGCcctaacctcaacgttaggcaagctgatggtgcgtatgctcgcgacacgcATTACATGGCGGTTCaagcggtactcatggtatcatcctgggcaaatcgggttccgtgctcatctaggcgcagaggatgaccttgcgtacctatcttctatggtgctcatcggaggccgctccctAATAATTTGCAtgattctggcaatggatattcgtaaagcgTACGACCATGTGaatcacgaagcaattgtcggaattctcGATTGACTTCAgttccctagccgtgtctgcacatttGTCGAAGCCTTCCTTTGCGCTCGCACCTTCTGCATTCACCTGGCTGGCCAAGCAACAGGTCAGCTCGTT
This genomic window contains:
- the LOC135921766 gene encoding uncharacterized protein isoform X4, with the translated sequence MGDFETSVSDSDLDDDEDCTETATYGRVGGSGGSSSGGATKSIPREPRPTAVRFAPRQPPVGQRDSETNHRRSPTIPPAPRIPAVHPSPSLRTPKTTPVPQPELPSTPMVTRPPPLQPLTPNRGAPAPRATKPKTTPPPLKPSTPKATRGAPTPETTKPKIAPTPPLQPSTPKATRRVPTPQTTKPKTTSPPLKPSTPKATRGAPTPQTTKPKIAPAPPLQPSTPKATRRAPMPQTTKPKTTSPPLKPSTPKATRGAPTPQTTKPKIAPTPPLQPSTPKATRRAPTPQTTKPKTTSPPLKPSTPKATGGAPTSQTTKPKIAPTPPLQPSTPKATRRAPTPQTTKPKTTSPPLKPSTPKATRGAPMPQTTKPKIAPPQPSTPKVTQGAPTPQATKPKIGPPPPQKASTPKATRKAPTPQTRKAKVTRPPPSPTLTQTATQTAPTPQTRKPTITAPPPLPRPTPKPTTTTLSSVDERPPTLESVICTVDAERTVDVPPDGVCQFIFYESLREPFADMGRPTPGPFKTFKRFAAAAKQTQFGVSIYALKIYTPHVVAFLGHISFKEDEIKTVVPNFVCIIVPPSIHEIPPSGKAKLAYGHTYDPHIAPRSPSGT
- the LOC135921766 gene encoding proteoglycan 4-like isoform X2 translates to MGDSDLDDDEDCTETATYGRVGGSGGSSSGGATKSIPREPRPTAVRFAPRQPPVGQRDSETNHRRSPTIPPAPRIPAVHPSPSLRTPKTTPVPQPELPSTPMVTRPPPLQPLTPNRGAPAPRATKPKTTPPPLKPSTPKATRGAPTPETTKPKIAPTPPLQPSTPKATRRVPTPQTTKPKTTSPPLKPSTPKATRGAPTPQTTKPKIAPAPPLQPSTPKATRRAPMPQTTKPKTTSPPLKPSTPKATRGAPTPQTTKPKIAPTPPLQPSTPKATRRAPTPQTTKPKTTSPPLKPSTPKATGGAPTSQTTKPKIAPTPPLQPSTPKATRRAPTPQTTKPKTTSPPLKPSTPKATRGAPMPQTTKPKIAPPQPSTPKVTQGAPTPQATKPKIGPPPPQKASTPKATRKAPTPQTRKAKVTRPPPSPTLTQTATQTAPTPQTRKPTITAPPPLPRPTPKPTTTTLSSVDERPPTLESVICTVDAERTVDVPPDGVCQFIFYESLREPFADMGRPTPGPFKTFKRFAAAAKQTQFGVSIYALKIYTPHVVAFLGHISFKEDEIKTVVPNFVCIIVPPSIHEIPPSGKAKLAYGHTYICSQTNTKYFSNLDINQTGLYMRTYDKSPGKKQTFVYDDIETLGKRICHARYNDKLYAYTIAPYDVNYDYAPSVCQQRIPGGFSRIQAYKKLAGFLTNFASKQHKDCLGVVSG
- the LOC135921766 gene encoding proteoglycan 4-like isoform X1, with protein sequence MGDFETSVSDSDLDDDEDCTETATYGRVGGSGGSSSGGATKSIPREPRPTAVRFAPRQPPVGQRDSETNHRRSPTIPPAPRIPAVHPSPSLRTPKTTPVPQPELPSTPMVTRPPPLQPLTPNRGAPAPRATKPKTTPPPLKPSTPKATRGAPTPETTKPKIAPTPPLQPSTPKATRRVPTPQTTKPKTTSPPLKPSTPKATRGAPTPQTTKPKIAPAPPLQPSTPKATRRAPMPQTTKPKTTSPPLKPSTPKATRGAPTPQTTKPKIAPTPPLQPSTPKATRRAPTPQTTKPKTTSPPLKPSTPKATGGAPTSQTTKPKIAPTPPLQPSTPKATRRAPTPQTTKPKTTSPPLKPSTPKATRGAPMPQTTKPKIAPPQPSTPKVTQGAPTPQATKPKIGPPPPQKASTPKATRKAPTPQTRKAKVTRPPPSPTLTQTATQTAPTPQTRKPTITAPPPLPRPTPKPTTTTLSSVDERPPTLESVICTVDAERTVDVPPDGVCQFIFYESLREPFADMGRPTPGPFKTFKRFAAAAKQTQFGVSIYALKIYTPHVVAFLGHISFKEDEIKTVVPNFVCIIVPPSIHEIPPSGKAKLAYGHTYICSQTNTKYFSNLDINQTGLYMRTYDKSPGKKQTFVYDDIETLGKRICHARYNDKLYAYTIAPYDVNYDYAPSVCQQRIPGGFSRIQAYKKLAGFLTNFASKQHKDCLGVVSG